A window of Limosilactobacillus reuteri genomic DNA:
ATAAAACAACGAGCCATGATGCTTCTGACGAAAAATGAATCACAAAGTGATTTAGCCAAAGAACTAAATGTCTCTGACTGGACAATTAGACGAGTCATTACAAACCTTGATCAATTTTTCAAGCCTAACTATCATTGGTTGCCTCGCCATATTGCTTTTGATGATTTTAAATCTGGTCGCTTTGCGCCCAGTGGAATGAGTATGATTCTAATGAACATTGAAAATAAACGGACACTTGACATTATCCTGTCACGAAAAAATAGTTATTTGCGGAACTACTTTCTTCGATATGACCGTTCAGCACGCCTAGCAGTTCAAACAGTAACAGTTGACTTATACACTCCATATCGTCACTTAATTCATGAACTCTTCCCTCACGCTATAATTATCGCTGATCATTTTCACATCGTTGCTCAAGCGTATCGTGCATTAAATAAAATCAGGATTCAAGTAATGAATCGCGCTGGTGCTGCCACTCATGAGTGGCGTGCACTTAAGCATTTTTGGAAATTACTCTTAACACCTGCTAATGAGCTTAAATATAATAATTATTGGCTAAGACGTAACTTTAGTTACGCTCAATTAACCGATGTTGAAGTTATTCACCGTCTCCTAAGTTTTGATAATGAATTAAAAAAAGCTTATGAATACTATCAAGACTTAATTATAGCGATTGCTCATCGTAGTAAGAAAGAATTAAAAAACTTACTCGTAATTAAATGGACACAGCTTCCACAAGCACTACAGAAAGTTCAGCGTACCCTTCGTAGTCATAAACAAGAAATCTATAATAGTTTCAAATATGACACCTATACAAACGGTCCTGTTGAAGGAACTAATAATAAAATTAAAGTTATTAAACGAACTGCTTATGGCTTTCGTAATTTCTTTAATTTCCGGATTAGAATTCTTCTTGCATTACCAAATACCTATATCGCAATAACTTGGCGAAATAAACAAACAGCTCATGCCAAAGTCCAGGCACAAGCTGCTTAGTAAAATTATTTTATTTTCTCATCAGTACTTCTTGACGAAGAGCCCTTTAAAATCAAAATTTAAACTAAAAAATAGGAGAAAGCCTGCAACAACAAGCTTTCTCCTATTTCATTAGCTTAGCTGACACTTTTGTACGAAAGCACTAATATGCCTCCGGTGGGGGTCGAACCCACACTCCCTCAACGGGAACTGGATTTTGAGTCCAGCGCGTCTGCCAATTCCGCCACAGAGGCATCAGCTAACTAAAAGGTGGTAATCGGATTTGAACCGATGATAAAGGTTTTGCAGACCTCTGCCTTACCACTTGGCTATACCACCAAATAGTTAAGATTAAGTAATAAGCTTAATCAAAAGGGCGGTATGTGGGATTCGAACCCACGCGTGCCGGACCCACAAACCGGTGTGTTAACCAAACTTCACCAATACCGCCAAAATATTCAGTTAAGCAGGGATAGTAGGAATCGAACCCACAATGACGGTTTTGGAGACCGTAGTTATACCATTTAACTATATCCCTATAAAATGGGGGAGAGTGGATTCGAACCACCGAACCCGAAGGAACGGTTTTACAGACCGTCGCGTTTAGCCAGACTTCGCTACTCCCCCATAAAT
This region includes:
- a CDS encoding ISL3 family transposase yields the protein MNNSIRTILGVKDPYLKLDEKNFDNPIEDQPNQIIVHLIQTYPMHCPRCGQLMCKNGYKTVNCLGPELHFKPTIWSIKKQKYICKVSSSCPEVITKLAAVRDINYHDHISLAIKQRAMMLLTKNESQSDLAKELNVSDWTIRRVITNLDQFFKPNYHWLPRHIAFDDFKSGRFAPSGMSMILMNIENKRTLDIILSRKNSYLRNYFLRYDRSARLAVQTVTVDLYTPYRHLIHELFPHAIIIADHFHIVAQAYRALNKIRIQVMNRAGAATHEWRALKHFWKLLLTPANELKYNNYWLRRNFSYAQLTDVEVIHRLLSFDNELKKAYEYYQDLIIAIAHRSKKELKNLLVIKWTQLPQALQKVQRTLRSHKQEIYNSFKYDTYTNGPVEGTNNKIKVIKRTAYGFRNFFNFRIRILLALPNTYIAITWRNKQTAHAKVQAQAA